One genomic segment of Hordeum vulgare subsp. vulgare chromosome 2H, MorexV3_pseudomolecules_assembly, whole genome shotgun sequence includes these proteins:
- the LOC123424566 gene encoding uncharacterized protein LOC123424566 produces MEAEEPKKQGKEIVEAGGPEEVDENAEALKEAPFWLPDGWIINVRHGDDGSTYRYYTSPVSDYTFSTDMEALDYLFSEMDERILESEACAEDNELHKMHSWLPDGWVVEIRAGTMRDKMYKFYVHRPTGMRFFSKEDVLRYVNEGKISGCDVKGLCDTISEDNILAQVEFNPDGLPKGWVKELVFRKCNDGIRKDPYYTDPVSHLLFRTLKSAISYLQTGEISKHAYLPRRSVTDIYSFDGCADLPRKMLKRLKVQGKKKQKFVQSLVFEKNLSDDQTSNRSHGGTSGSMNPQSDPKEKRVNTVQAKGKELISSETTKQGKEPISSETTKHGKEPISSETTKQGKEPISSKTTKQDKEPISSETTKQGKEPISSETTKRPRGRPRKIPKQTNETTSDCAKSSDKATTHIEIASDKETKKEMEKHAMANQEVDCKSDLAMTLLSLMRRGSTDPMTDPEMRKQENGDPAEANAKSTPSAVKKFYMRRNNNQSFKK; encoded by the exons ATGGAGGCAGAAGAGCCGAAGAAACAGGGGAAGGAGATTGTGGAGGCAGGGGGACCGGAGGAGGTTGATGAAAATGCAGAGGCTTTGAAGGAGGCTCCGTTCTGGCTCCCCGATGGTTGGATCATAAATGTTCGCCATGGTGATGATGGCTCAACATACCGG TACTACACTTCCCCAGTGTCTGACTACACATTCTCGACGGATATGGAGGCACTAGATTATCTGTTCTCGGAGATGGACGAGCGCATATTGGAGTCTGAGGCATGCGCTGAGGACAACGAGCTTCAT AAAATGCATTCATGGCTTCCAGACGGTTGGGTGGTTGAGATCAGAGCTGGGACGATGCGGGACAAAATGTACAAG TTTTACGTTCACCGGCCTACTGGAATGCGATTCTTCTCAAAAGAAGATGTATTGCGCTATGTGAATGAAGGGAAGATTTCTGGATGTGATGTCAAGGGGCTGTGTGACACCATCTCTGAAGATAAT ATACTTGCACAGGTGGAATTCAATCCAGATGGGCTACCGAAAGGATGGGTGAAAGAATTGGTATTTAGAAAGTGCAACGATGGAATTAGAAAAGACCCG TATTATACCGATCCTGTCAGTCATCTTTTATTCCGAACACTGAAATCTGCAATAAGCTACCTGCAGACTGGAGAAATTAGTAAACATGCCTATCTTCCAAGGAGAAGTGTTACAGACATTTACTCTTTTGATGGGTGTGCAGATCTG CCTCGAAAAATGCTGAAACGATTGAAAGTACAAgggaagaaaaaacaaaaattcgTGCAATCATTGGTATTTGAAAAGAATTTATCTGATGACCAGACGTCAAATCGCT CTCATGGTGGCACCTCGGGTAGCATGAATCCTCAGTCTGACCCAAAAGAAAAGAGGGTCAATACCGTACAAGCTAAAGGCAAAGAACTAATTAGTTCAGAGACTACCAAGCAAGGCAAAGAACCAATTAGTTCAGAGACTACCAAGCACGGCAAAGAACCAATTAGTTCAGAGACTACCAAGCAAGGTAAAGAACCAATTAGTTCAAAGACTACCAAGCAAGACAAAGAACCAATTAGTTCAGAGACTACCAAGCAAGGCAAAGAACCAATTAGTTCAGAGACTACCAAGCGTCCGAGGGGCAGGCCACGGAAAATACCAAAGCAGACGAATGAAACAACTTCAGATTGCGCAAAGAGTTCAGACAAGGCGACAACACATATCGAAATTGCTTCAGACAAGGAGACGAAAAAGGAGATGGAGAAGCATGCTATGGCAAACCAAGAAGTCGACTGCAAGAGCGACCTTGCAATGACCCTTTTGTCGCTGATGAGGAGGGGAAGCACGGATCCGATGACTGACCCGGAAATGCGCAAGCAAGAAAATGGCGATCCGGCTGAAGCTAATGCAAAGTCAACACCCTCGGCGGTCAAGAAATTTTACATGAGAAGAAATAACAACCAGAGCTTCAAAAAATAA